The Syntrophobotulus glycolicus DSM 8271 DNA window AGTCGGAAAGCAGTCCACTTACCCGGTCAATGGGGCGCATTATTTAGCACCTCCCGCCTTGGCATAGACGCTAAGGGAGCGCTTTTGCGTTGTCACATGGTATTTTGCACTGCTCACCGGAAGGAGCAGCGCTGGCGGTTCGGGCTGTTTAGGGACCCTGTGCTCCAGATAGCCTTTTATGTAGTTGGCACTGTAGAGTTTGCTGTCATGACAAAAATCAGCCGCTTCCAGGACAGCCTCAATACCATACTGGTCGCAGAGTGTGTGGATCAGTTTAAACTGGTCTCTGGCATACCGGGATTTCTCGGTACGGATCTCCTGGAGGAAATCATCCGCCTTGCCAAGCAGAAGCACGCCTAGTGCAGCTTGCATCTGATCCAGGGAACTGGTCCTATCGCGTTGGTGGCTTGTACTTTGGATAAGCAGACCTCTCCCGCTGGAAAGGCGGTGCTCGCAGATTGGCTCTCCAAAAACCGTCTGGATGAATAACATGCCGTCCTTAGGCACAATGCAAACCTCTTTCTGCCTGTTGTAAGTGCCAAGCGGAACGGAATATCGGTTGCTGTCATAAAGAATGGTATTGTCCTTGCGGACCGTTCTGCAAAGGGTGGCGCCATGAGTTTCTGCGCACTCGACCAGTGGACGCAGGTGTTCCCGTTCTTCGGCAAAGACTTCCGCAGGAACGCGCTTGGTTGTTCCGTGGATTTTGGCATTGGCGGTACGTTCCAGCCAATCCAGGCAGCTGCTGTTTAGGATATCATCATCCACGTAGAGTCGGTTTTCCAGGAAATTGCCCTTCACATATTTTACGGTGCTTTCTATCTTGCCTTTGCTTTCCGGGTCGGCGCCACGGCACATATAAATGCTCAGTTTGCATTCCTGCCGGAGTTTTTCAAACTCATAGGTATGGATGATATCGCCAGCATTTTCTGCCACACAAACGATACTGTCCTGGTCTAAGACCAGTTCTTGCGGGATTCCCCCCATATACCGAAAGCAGTGGTGGCAGGCTCGCACTAAATCGGTAGCGGCGTAGGGGCGACTCTGCAGCTCGGCATATTTAAAACGGGAGTGGGCCAGAACAAAGGCGGCTGTATAGACCTTGGTGCGGCCACTGCCTACGTTTTTCAACCACTTCTCGCCAAAATCCACTTGCAGCTGCTGCCCCATGGGCAATTCCGGAACGGCTGCATAGTCTCGTGGATTGGGGGCTTTGCGGAGATCATACGTGTTGCGCAGGTCTTTCACATATCGGGAGACCGTGCGTTCGCTAAAGGTCGCTTTGTAGTGTTCTTTTAACCAATCACAAACCTGAGCCGCACTCAGTGTGGGATAATCCCGCAGCCAGCAGACGATGGTGTCCTGGTAATCGTCCAGCAGTCTGACCTTGCACACGCTGGCTGTGTTGGTTTCATACTCATCTACGGTCATCTTCCAATAGCGGTCCACCGTTCTCCAGTTAAGGCCAAGGCTTTTTGCCACGGCATCTTTTCGGAATCCTTGTTCTTTGAGTTGCTGTATTTTACTATACACAGAATATCCCTTCATTTCTCACAGCCTCCATCCTCAGCCTGTCTCCATTGTATCAGCTGGCTGAAAACTGTGTAGTTGTTGGCGAAAAACTGTGTACTTTGTGGCGAGAAAGTCTGTAGTTCTATTGGCTTAAAACTCTGTACTTTAGTTTACCATTTACATTTTATTTCTTCTTGCCAAAATTTTGTACTAAAAATTGACGTTTTTGGCATTTCCTTTTGCTCCATATTTATAGTGTATTATATGGCTATTTTGCTCAGAAAAGTTTAAATTATTCAATTAAAGAAGTATAGTAAAATTATGTTTATTCTTATATAATTATACACAAGTTATATCTTTGATAGACAGTAGTGTGTAATGTTTGGATATGACTCGAGAAAAACACTATTTTATTGAAAGGAAAAAAACGAGATGGAGATCAGACGATTGTTATATTCGATAATTCATAAGTGGTGGTTAATTTTATTTTTTGTTATAATAAGCGGGGGAATAGGATATTATTTGAATATATTTTCAAACCAGCCGATGTACGGAGCTGACACCACACTTTTTGTTTTGAACCGGGAAAAAGTGGAGGCTGGACAAGCTTTGAGTTCTCAGGATTTGGTATTTGGTCAAGAATTGGTTAAACAGTATTCGGAAATTTTTTATAGCAGGTCTGTTATTTCAGAAACATCAAATAAACTTGCTGAGTACAATATTTCACCAGAGATGCTTGCTTCAATGGTTACTATATCCAGTCAAAAAGATTCAAACATATTGACAGTTCATGCAGTTTCCTTTGATCCTGAAGTTGCTGCGATAACTGCAAATGCTATGGCGGAAGAATTTACAGCAATGATACGTGACCTTACGAAAAGTGATTATATTAGCATTTTGGATCAAGCACAGGTTGCACAATATCCGATGCCAAATAATGGTGTTCAAAAAACCTTTATTTGGCTTATGGCCGGGTTGGTTATTGCTTGCGGTATTATCTATATCATTGAATACCTTAATACAACCGTACGTTCAGCAGAAGAGATCGAAAGTCAATTGAGTCTGCGTGTAATTGGAATTATTCCGGAACACGATATCCGCTGAAGGAGGAAAGAAATATGCAATTGAAAACTTTCAATGTGTATGATAATGAGAATAAAGCTGTTCAAGATGCTTATGATATGCTCACGGCAAAAATACACATTAACAATAGTCTTAAAAAACAAAAATCGTTTGTTTTGATAAGCTGCAGACCGGAAGAGGGGAAAACTT harbors:
- the istA gene encoding IS21 family transposase, which produces MKGYSVYSKIQQLKEQGFRKDAVAKSLGLNWRTVDRYWKMTVDEYETNTASVCKVRLLDDYQDTIVCWLRDYPTLSAAQVCDWLKEHYKATFSERTVSRYVKDLRNTYDLRKAPNPRDYAAVPELPMGQQLQVDFGEKWLKNVGSGRTKVYTAAFVLAHSRFKYAELQSRPYAATDLVRACHHCFRYMGGIPQELVLDQDSIVCVAENAGDIIHTYEFEKLRQECKLSIYMCRGADPESKGKIESTVKYVKGNFLENRLYVDDDILNSSCLDWLERTANAKIHGTTKRVPAEVFAEEREHLRPLVECAETHGATLCRTVRKDNTILYDSNRYSVPLGTYNRQKEVCIVPKDGMLFIQTVFGEPICEHRLSSGRGLLIQSTSHQRDRTSSLDQMQAALGVLLLGKADDFLQEIRTEKSRYARDQFKLIHTLCDQYGIEAVLEAADFCHDSKLYSANYIKGYLEHRVPKQPEPPALLLPVSSAKYHVTTQKRSLSVYAKAGGAK
- a CDS encoding YveK family protein, with product MEIRRLLYSIIHKWWLILFFVIISGGIGYYLNIFSNQPMYGADTTLFVLNREKVEAGQALSSQDLVFGQELVKQYSEIFYSRSVISETSNKLAEYNISPEMLASMVTISSQKDSNILTVHAVSFDPEVAAITANAMAEEFTAMIRDLTKSDYISILDQAQVAQYPMPNNGVQKTFIWLMAGLVIACGIIYIIEYLNTTVRSAEEIESQLSLRVIGIIPEHDIR